In Epilithonimonas zeae, the DNA window TGGGCGGATTGCTCAAGGCGGAAGCCCTGTTCCGGAAGCCGTTGTTCAGGAAGAGATTTTTTACAATACGATTGATGCATTGGAAGATGTTGCTGGCGAAGTTGGAAAAACTGTTGCTCAGGTTGCCCTTAATTGGTTATTACAACGTCCGACCGTTTCCAGCATCATTATTGGTGCAAGAAATGAAGAACAATTGAAACAAAATCTGGAAGCTGTCGGCTGGAATCTGACTCGCGAACAAGTTGAAAAACTCGACAAAGCAAGCGAAGTTCCACCAACTTATCCGTATTGGCATCAATGGAAAAATAAAAGCCTGAACCCAACACCGGATTTTTACAGCCATTTGAAATAAGTTTTAAAAACAAACTATGAAAGACTTCAAAATGACTTATTTCTTTTTGAGATTGCCAATCGCCATTTCCTTATTAGGTCACGGATTGGTAAGACTTCCAAAGCTTGAAACGTTCAGCAATTGGATGGTAACATCAATGGACAAATCTGCAATCCCAAGTTTTATTATTGTGCCTTTCAGTTATATTTTACCGATTGTAGAATTCTTGATTGGATTATCATTATTAATTGGATTTCAAACCAAATACACAATTTATTCAGGATTAGTTTTGATGAGCATTTTGATATTAGGAAGTGCATCAATCGAGAATTGGAGTGCGATTGAAGCGCAGTTATTGCATTCAGTTTATTTGGGTGGATTGCTTTGGTTTTATGAAAAATATAAACCCGTTTCGAATCATTAATTTTCTAAAAATAAAGTATGAAATTTTTAAAAGTAATAGCATTTTTAATTTTGTCCGTTAATTATTTATCGGCTCAGAATCGTCCGATCTTGGATATTATGCTGACGAATTATGAATATCCTTATCCCGTTCATTTTCTTGATTTAAAAAGTCAGAATCAGGATTTGAAAATGGCTTATATGGACATCAAACCCGAAAAATCAAATGGA includes these proteins:
- a CDS encoding DoxX family membrane protein, which codes for MKDFKMTYFFLRLPIAISLLGHGLVRLPKLETFSNWMVTSMDKSAIPSFIIVPFSYILPIVEFLIGLSLLIGFQTKYTIYSGLVLMSILILGSASIENWSAIEAQLLHSVYLGGLLWFYEKYKPVSNH